In one window of Acidovorax sp. HDW3 DNA:
- a CDS encoding ATP-binding protein codes for MQRKKLPIGIQTFAKIREGDAFYYVDKTPLALQLIEQGSHFFLSRPRRFGKSLFLDTLKELFEGNRALFTGLHAEKNWDWSHQHPVLRFSFGGGVLGSVADLQDSLNEQLGTLESRFQLPAEYPDARSRFKRLILRLAETTGRTVVVLIDEYDKPILDRIEDREKATAIREVLKDFYSVLKDSDPYLRFVFLTGVSKFSKVSLFSGLNNLQDITIDPRYSAICGYTDDDVDTVFAPELPGLDRAEIRAWYNGYNWRGTSVYNPFDLLLLFSNRDFRPYWFETGTPTFLVKLLTERGFFTPKLACLYADDQLLSTFDVAHIASEALLWQTGYLTILRRDQPILGQWIYTLGYPNREVESSLNTSLLPALVGDMPQALHHRMRLIALLQAADVPAMRELFHAFFATIPHDWYRNNPIAQYEGYWASIFYSYFAALGLDIVLEDVTNQGRIDMAVRFEGHVYLFEFKVVELVPEGKALAQLQARNYADKYRARGEPIHLVGVEFSRDSRNIVAFDVQTLV; via the coding sequence ATGCAACGCAAGAAACTCCCCATTGGTATCCAAACCTTCGCCAAAATCCGTGAAGGGGATGCGTTTTATTACGTCGATAAAACCCCGCTGGCGCTACAACTGATTGAACAGGGTTCGCACTTTTTTCTCTCCCGCCCGAGGCGTTTTGGCAAAAGCCTGTTTCTCGATACCTTGAAGGAATTGTTTGAAGGTAATCGGGCGCTATTCACTGGGTTGCACGCAGAAAAAAATTGGGACTGGTCGCACCAGCATCCTGTGTTGCGTTTCAGCTTCGGTGGCGGGGTACTCGGATCGGTAGCCGATCTGCAAGACAGCTTGAATGAGCAGCTCGGAACCCTGGAATCGCGCTTTCAACTGCCGGCCGAATACCCCGATGCGCGCAGCCGATTCAAGCGGCTGATTTTGCGTTTGGCAGAAACAACGGGGCGTACGGTGGTGGTGCTGATCGACGAATACGACAAGCCCATCCTTGACCGCATAGAAGATCGCGAAAAGGCCACTGCTATCCGTGAGGTGCTTAAGGATTTTTATTCGGTTCTGAAGGACAGCGACCCTTACCTGCGCTTTGTTTTTCTCACCGGCGTCTCCAAATTCAGCAAAGTCAGCCTGTTCTCCGGCCTGAACAACTTGCAAGACATCACCATCGACCCGCGCTACAGCGCCATCTGCGGTTATACCGACGACGATGTGGATACCGTTTTTGCCCCCGAGCTGCCGGGCCTCGATCGCGCAGAAATCCGTGCCTGGTACAACGGCTACAACTGGCGCGGCACCTCGGTCTATAACCCCTTTGACCTGCTGCTGCTGTTTAGCAACCGTGACTTTCGGCCCTACTGGTTTGAAACCGGCACACCTACTTTTTTGGTAAAACTACTGACCGAGCGTGGTTTTTTTACCCCAAAATTGGCATGTTTGTACGCAGATGATCAGCTGTTATCAACATTTGATGTTGCTCATATCGCCAGCGAGGCGTTGTTGTGGCAAACCGGCTACCTGACCATCCTCCGGCGCGATCAACCGATTTTGGGGCAATGGATTTACACCCTGGGCTATCCCAATCGGGAGGTTGAATCCAGCCTTAACACCAGTTTGCTGCCAGCTTTGGTGGGTGACATGCCCCAGGCGTTGCACCACCGAATGCGCTTGATTGCCTTGTTGCAAGCTGCCGACGTGCCCGCCATGCGCGAACTGTTCCATGCCTTTTTTGCCACCATCCCGCATGACTGGTACCGTAACAACCCGATAGCCCAATATGAAGGCTACTGGGCCAGCATTTTCTATAGCTACTTTGCCGCCCTGGGGCTGGACATCGTGCTCGAAGACGTGACCAACCAAGGCCGCATCGACATGGCGGTGCGCTTTGAGGGCCACGTCTATCTATTCGAGTTCAAGGTAGTGGAACTGGTGCCCGAGGGCAAAGCACTGGCGCAGTTGCAGGCGCGCAACTACGCCGACAAATACCGCGCCCGGGGCGAACCCATCCACCTGGTGGGCGTGGAATTTAGCCGGGACAGTCGCAACATCGTCGCGTTTGATGTGCAGACGCTGGTGTGA
- a CDS encoding inner membrane protein YpjD, which produces MILPSASPLGWTLAGAAALAYAVPAAGAARLGAGSVRTALALAWLLHAGALVWALVGQTPPRFGFGPALSMTAWLVLTVYAIERQLFPHMQARWMLCALAALAVLLGCAFPGQPLHGTASPWLALHLALGIACYGLFAAAVVHAALMTRAERHIRQATEPDSGMPLLTLERLTFRFVTAGFILLSATLLAGWLFGEQLYARAWHWDHKAVFSILAWLTFCVLLVGRMRFGWRGRHARHVLYGGTALLLLAYVGSRFVLEVVLGKNL; this is translated from the coding sequence ATGATTTTACCCAGTGCCTCCCCCCTTGGCTGGACGCTGGCGGGCGCCGCCGCCCTCGCCTACGCCGTGCCCGCCGCCGGCGCTGCACGCCTGGGCGCAGGTTCGGTGCGCACAGCCCTGGCCCTGGCCTGGCTGCTGCACGCTGGCGCCCTGGTCTGGGCCCTGGTCGGCCAGACACCGCCGCGCTTTGGCTTTGGCCCGGCGCTGTCGATGACGGCCTGGCTGGTGCTCACCGTTTACGCCATCGAGCGCCAGCTTTTCCCCCACATGCAGGCGCGCTGGATGCTGTGCGCCCTCGCCGCCCTGGCGGTGCTGCTGGGCTGCGCCTTTCCAGGCCAGCCGCTGCACGGCACGGCATCCCCCTGGCTGGCGCTGCACCTGGCGCTGGGCATTGCCTGCTACGGCCTGTTTGCCGCCGCCGTGGTGCACGCCGCCCTCATGACGCGCGCCGAGCGCCACATCCGCCAGGCAACCGAGCCCGACAGCGGAATGCCGCTGCTGACCCTGGAGCGCCTGACGTTTCGCTTCGTCACCGCCGGCTTCATCCTGCTCTCGGCCACGCTGCTGGCGGGCTGGCTGTTTGGCGAGCAGCTCTACGCCCGCGCCTGGCACTGGGACCACAAGGCGGTGTTCTCCATCCTCGCGTGGCTGACCTTTTGCGTGCTGCTCGTGGGCCGGATGCGCTTTGGCTGGCGCGGGCGCCATGCACGCCACGTGCTCTACGGCGGCACCGCCCTGCTGCTGCTGGCCTACGTCGGCTCGCGCTTCGTGCTCGAAGTGGTGCTGGGTAAGAACCTATGA
- a CDS encoding ATP-binding protein, with protein sequence MQRKKLPIGIQTFAKIREDNAYYYVDKTRLALQLIEQGAHFFLSRPRRFGKSLFLDTLKELFEGNQALFTGLYAENNWDWPVKYPVLRFSFGGCVVQDVPDLQSRLDSHLQRYETQWQLRAVDQSHPERFRSLIQHLATQTGQRVVVLIDEYDKPILDRIEDREKATAIREVLKDFYSVIKDSDPYLRFVFLTGVSKFSKVSLFSGLNNLNDITVDTAYSAICGYTDEDVDTVFAPELPGLDRTEIRAWYNGYNWCGTSVYNPFDLLLLFQKRIFRPYWFETGTPTFLVKLLIERGFFTPQLACLYADDLLLSTFDVAHIASEALLWQTGYLTIFRREQPILGQWIYTLGYPNREVESSLNTSLLPALVGDMPQALRHRMRLIALLQAADVPAMRELFHAFFATIPHDWYRNNPIAQYEGYWASIFYSYFAALGLDIVLEDVTNQGRIDMAVRFGGHVYLFEFKVVELVPEGKALAQLQARNYADKYRARGEPIHLVGVEFSRESRNIVAFDVQTLE encoded by the coding sequence ATGCAACGCAAGAAACTCCCCATCGGTATCCAGACCTTCGCCAAAATCCGTGAGGACAACGCGTATTACTACGTCGACAAAACGCGGCTGGCGCTGCAATTGATCGAGCAAGGCGCACACTTCTTCCTCTCGCGCCCGAGGCGCTTTGGCAAAAGCCTGTTCCTTGATACCTTGAAAGAATTGTTCGAAGGCAACCAGGCGTTATTTACCGGGCTGTACGCCGAAAACAATTGGGATTGGCCGGTTAAATATCCCGTACTGCGCTTTAGCTTTGGCGGTTGCGTGGTGCAAGACGTACCTGATTTGCAATCGCGCCTGGATTCGCACCTGCAGCGCTACGAAACCCAGTGGCAGCTCCGTGCGGTAGACCAAAGCCACCCTGAGCGCTTTCGCAGCCTGATCCAACACCTGGCCACCCAAACCGGCCAGCGCGTGGTGGTGTTGATCGACGAATACGACAAACCCATCCTCGACCGCATCGAAGACCGCGAAAAGGCCACCGCCATCCGCGAGGTGCTGAAGGATTTTTACTCCGTCATCAAAGACAGCGACCCCTACCTGCGCTTTGTCTTTCTCACTGGCGTCTCTAAATTCAGCAAAGTCAGCCTGTTCTCGGGCTTGAACAACCTCAACGACATCACTGTTGATACTGCCTATTCAGCCATTTGCGGCTATACGGATGAAGACGTGGACACCGTCTTTGCCCCCGAGCTGCCGGGCTTGGACAGGACAGAAATCCGCGCCTGGTACAACGGCTACAACTGGTGCGGCACCTCGGTGTACAACCCGTTTGATTTGCTGCTGCTGTTTCAAAAGCGCATCTTCCGGCCTTACTGGTTTGAAACCGGCACGCCCACCTTTTTGGTCAAATTGCTGATCGAACGTGGATTTTTTACCCCCCAGTTGGCATGTTTGTACGCAGATGACCTGCTGTTATCGACATTTGACGTCGCCCATATCGCCAGCGAAGCGCTGTTGTGGCAAACCGGCTATCTAACCATATTCCGGCGCGAGCAGCCGATTTTGGGGCAATGGATTTACACCCTGGGCTACCCCAACCGGGAGGTCGAATCCAGTCTTAACACCAGTTTGCTGCCGGCCCTGGTGGGCGACATGCCCCAGGCGCTGCGCCACCGAATGCGCTTGATCGCCTTGTTGCAAGCCGCCGACGTCCCGGCCATGCGTGAACTGTTCCACGCCTTCTTTGCCACCATCCCGCACGACTGGTACCGCAACAACCCCATCGCTCAATACGAAGGCTACTGGGCCAGCATCTTCTACAGCTACTTTGCGGCCCTGGGGCTGGACATCGTGCTCGAAGACGTGACCAACCAAGGCCGCATCGACATGGCGGTGCGCTTTGGCGGCCATGTGTATTTGTTTGAATTCAAAGTGGTGGAGCTGGTGCCCGAAGGCAAGGCGCTGGCGCAGCTGCAAGCGCGCAACTATGCCGACAAATACCGCGCCCGGGGCGAACCCATCCACCTGGTGGGCGTGGAATTCAGCCGTGAGAGCCGCAACATCGTCGCGTTTGATGTGCAGACGCTGGAGTAA
- the ffh gene encoding signal recognition particle protein, with product MASALTDKLSRLVKEMRGQARITESNVQDMLREVRMALLEADVALPVVRDFIARVKEKALGQEVLGSLKPGQALVGIVNAELAATMGEGVVDINLAAQPPAVILMAGLQGAGKTTTTAKLAKHLITKRKKKVLTVSGDVYRPAAIEQLKTVTAQAGAEWFPSTPDQKPRDIALAALDYAKRHYFDVLLVDTAGRLGIDELLMQEIKELHALLNPVETLFVVDAMQGQDAVNTARAFKETLPLTGIVLTKLDGDSRGGAALSVRAITGAPIKFAGVSEKIDGLEVFDAQRHAQRVLGMGDIVALVEQVTQNVDLQAAQKMAEKLKSGSGFDLNDFLAQLQQMKQMGGLSSLMDKLPTQLTAKAGQVDMDKAEREVRRKEGIICSMTAQERRRPELIKATRKKRIAMGAGVQVQEVNRLLNEFEQMQTMMKKMKGGGLMKMMKKMGGMKGMKGMPGLPF from the coding sequence ATGGCTTCCGCACTCACCGACAAACTCTCGCGCCTCGTCAAGGAGATGCGCGGCCAGGCCCGCATCACCGAATCCAACGTGCAGGACATGCTGCGCGAAGTCCGCATGGCGCTGCTCGAAGCCGACGTGGCGCTGCCCGTGGTGCGCGACTTCATCGCCCGCGTGAAGGAAAAAGCCCTGGGCCAGGAGGTGCTGGGCAGCTTGAAGCCCGGCCAGGCGCTGGTCGGCATCGTCAACGCCGAGCTGGCCGCGACCATGGGCGAGGGCGTGGTTGACATCAACCTCGCGGCGCAGCCGCCGGCCGTCATCCTCATGGCGGGCCTGCAGGGCGCAGGCAAGACCACCACCACCGCCAAGCTGGCCAAGCACCTGATCACCAAGCGCAAGAAGAAGGTGCTCACCGTCTCGGGCGACGTGTACCGCCCGGCGGCCATCGAGCAGCTCAAGACCGTGACGGCGCAGGCCGGCGCCGAGTGGTTCCCGAGCACGCCCGACCAAAAGCCGCGCGACATCGCCCTGGCGGCGCTCGACTACGCCAAGCGGCATTACTTTGACGTGCTGCTGGTCGATACCGCCGGGCGCCTGGGCATCGACGAGCTCTTGATGCAGGAAATCAAGGAGCTGCACGCGCTCTTGAATCCGGTGGAAACCCTGTTCGTCGTCGATGCCATGCAGGGCCAGGACGCGGTCAACACCGCCCGCGCCTTCAAGGAAACGCTGCCCCTGACCGGCATCGTGCTGACCAAGCTCGATGGCGACTCGCGCGGCGGCGCCGCGCTGTCGGTGCGTGCCATCACCGGCGCGCCCATCAAGTTTGCCGGCGTGAGTGAAAAAATCGACGGCCTGGAAGTCTTTGACGCCCAGCGCCACGCCCAGCGCGTGCTCGGCATGGGCGACATCGTGGCGCTGGTCGAGCAGGTGACGCAGAACGTCGATCTGCAGGCGGCGCAGAAAATGGCCGAGAAGCTCAAGAGCGGCAGCGGCTTCGACCTCAACGACTTTCTCGCCCAGCTGCAGCAGATGAAGCAGATGGGCGGGCTCTCCAGCCTCATGGACAAGCTGCCCACCCAGCTCACCGCCAAAGCCGGCCAGGTGGACATGGACAAGGCCGAGCGCGAAGTGCGGCGCAAGGAAGGCATCATCTGCAGCATGACGGCGCAGGAGCGCCGCCGCCCCGAACTCATCAAGGCCACGCGCAAAAAACGCATCGCCATGGGCGCCGGCGTGCAGGTGCAAGAGGTCAACCGCCTGCTCAACGAATTCGAGCAAATGCAAACCATGATGAAAAAAATGAAGGGCGGCGGCCTGATGAAGATGATGAAAAAAATGGGCGGCATGAAGGGCATGAAAGGAATGCCCGGCCTGCCGTTTTAA
- a CDS encoding ATP-binding protein: MQRKKLPIGIQSLREIREEGYYYVDKTPLALQLIAQGKYFFLSRPRRFGKSLFLDTLKELFEGNQALFTGLYAENNWDWSVKHPVLRFSFGGGVLGSVADLQDSLHAQLTRHEESCGLPTKYPDARSRFAELIVHLATTTGQRVVVLIDEYDKPILDRIEDREKATAIREVLKDFYSVIKDSDPYLRFVFLTGVSKFSKVSLFSGLNNLNDITVDADYSAICGYTDEDVDTVFAPELPGLDKVEIRAWYNGYNWCGTSVYNPFDLLLLFQKRIFRPYWFETGTPTFLVKLLAERGYFTPNLARLYANEALLSTFDVDGIASEALLWQTGYLTIHDVRQPILGQWVYTLGYPNREVEASLNASLLLGMGADGMQAFQQRLRLIELLQTQNVAGMRDLFHAFFASIPHDWFRNNPIAQYEGFWASVFYSHFAALGIDIALEDATNQGRIDMAVRFEGHVYLFEFKVVELVPEGKALAQLQARNYADKYRTRGEPIHLVGVEFSKDSRNIVAFDVQTLE, encoded by the coding sequence ATGCAACGCAAAAAACTCCCCATCGGCATCCAGTCCCTGCGTGAAATCCGCGAGGAAGGGTATTACTACGTCGATAAAACGCCGCTGGCGCTGCAGCTGATAGCGCAGGGGAAATACTTCTTCCTCTCGCGCCCGAGGCGCTTTGGCAAAAGCCTGTTTCTCGACACGCTCAAGGAGTTGTTCGAAGGCAATCAGGCGCTGTTCACCGGGTTGTATGCCGAAAATAATTGGGATTGGTCAGTCAAGCACCCGGTGTTGCGTTTCAGCTTTGGTGGCGGGGTGTTGGGATCGGTGGCGGATTTGCAAGACAGCCTGCACGCCCAGCTGACGCGCCACGAAGAAAGCTGCGGCCTGCCCACCAAGTACCCCGATGCACGTAGCCGTTTTGCGGAACTCATCGTGCATCTGGCGACGACCACCGGTCAGCGCGTAGTGGTGCTGATCGACGAATACGACAAACCCATCCTCGACCGCATCGAAGACCGCGAAAAGGCCACCGCCATCCGCGAGGTGCTGAAGGATTTTTACTCCGTCATCAAAGACAGCGACCCCTACCTGCGCTTCGTCTTCCTCACCGGCGTCTCCAAATTCAGCAAAGTCAGCCTGTTCTCGGGCCTGAACAACCTCAACGACATCACCGTCGATGCCGACTATTCAGCCATTTGCGGCTATACGGATGAAGACGTGGACACCGTCTTTGCCCCCGAACTGCCGGGCCTGGACAAGGTGGAAATCCGCGCCTGGTACAACGGCTACAACTGGTGTGGTACCTCGGTGTACAACCCGTTTGATTTGCTGCTGCTCTTTCAAAAGCGCATCTTCCGCCCCTACTGGTTTGAAACCGGCACGCCCACCTTCTTGGTCAAACTATTGGCCGAGCGCGGTTACTTCACCCCCAACCTGGCGCGGCTATATGCCAACGAGGCGCTGCTCTCCACCTTTGATGTGGACGGCATCGCCAGCGAGGCGCTGCTGTGGCAAACCGGCTACCTGACCATCCACGACGTGCGCCAACCCATTCTGGGCCAGTGGGTCTATACCCTGGGCTACCCCAACCGCGAGGTGGAGGCCAGCCTCAACGCCAGCCTGCTGCTGGGCATGGGCGCCGATGGTATGCAAGCCTTTCAGCAGCGCCTGCGCCTGATCGAGCTGCTGCAAACGCAAAACGTGGCCGGTATGCGGGACTTGTTCCATGCGTTTTTTGCCAGCATTCCCCACGACTGGTTCCGCAACAACCCCATCGCCCAATACGAAGGCTTTTGGGCCAGCGTGTTCTACAGCCACTTTGCGGCATTGGGAATTGACATTGCCCTGGAAGACGCCACCAACCAAGGCCGCATCGACATGGCCGTGCGCTTTGAGGGCCACGTCTATCTATTCGAGTTCAAAGTGGTGGAACTGGTACCCGAAGGCAAAGCGCTGGCACAGCTGCAAGCGCGCAACTATGCTGACAAATACCGCACCCGGGGCGAACCCATCCACCTGGTGGGCGTAGAGTTCAGCAAGGACAGCCGCAACATCGTCGCGTTTGATGTGCAGACGCTGGAGTAA
- a CDS encoding alanine racemase: MPTPLLPTAVLDASFKGYPLGAPPCAVTEVGRQGWQLFAGDLPLPLAVLQRSALAHNLAWMQDWAQRRGLHLMPHGKTTLSPELLAQQLAAGAWGLTFANAWQAQLGVAVGAQRILIANQVLQDADLTALAALRARHPGLQLWFLVDSLAQLALIERWAARHPQAPAWDVLLEVGQPGQRTGCRSVPEALALAHAIAASPALRLCGIECYEGPAARCDAAHDPASVTTLVRCASEVARACDAAGLWAPGASQILLSAGGSAVFDLVLPLLQAHGLSRPVAGVLRSGCYATHDHGNYQRYLRLLQARAGAADEGLRPALTVWALVQSVPEPGLALLNAGRRDLSFDIDLPRPLQRATFGPQCQPTGAPSDWHISALNDQHAYLRFDPASAPATWPQVGEAVALGISHPCTTFDKWRWLPLVEDDGAVSGAVHTCF, encoded by the coding sequence ATGCCAACCCCACTGTTGCCCACCGCAGTGCTCGACGCATCGTTCAAAGGCTACCCCCTGGGGGCGCCGCCTTGCGCGGTGACCGAGGTCGGGCGCCAGGGCTGGCAGCTGTTCGCGGGCGACCTGCCCCTGCCCCTGGCGGTGTTGCAGCGCAGCGCCCTGGCGCACAACCTGGCCTGGATGCAGGACTGGGCGCAGCGGCGCGGCCTACACCTCATGCCGCACGGCAAAACCACCCTCTCGCCCGAGCTGCTGGCGCAGCAGCTGGCCGCCGGCGCCTGGGGCCTGACCTTTGCCAACGCCTGGCAGGCGCAGCTGGGCGTGGCCGTGGGTGCGCAGCGCATCCTCATCGCCAACCAGGTGCTGCAAGACGCTGATTTAACAGCCCTCGCCGCCCTGCGCGCCCGGCACCCGGGGCTGCAGCTGTGGTTTCTGGTCGATTCGCTGGCGCAGCTGGCGCTGATCGAGCGCTGGGCCGCGCGCCATCCCCAGGCTCCCGCCTGGGACGTGCTGCTGGAAGTGGGCCAACCCGGCCAGCGCACCGGCTGCCGCAGCGTGCCCGAAGCCCTGGCCCTGGCCCACGCCATCGCCGCCAGCCCGGCGCTGCGGCTGTGCGGCATCGAGTGCTACGAAGGCCCGGCTGCCCGCTGCGACGCCGCGCACGATCCGGCCAGCGTCACCACCCTGGTGCGCTGCGCCAGCGAGGTTGCGCGCGCCTGCGACGCCGCCGGGCTCTGGGCTCCGGGGGCGTCGCAAATCTTGCTCTCCGCCGGTGGCTCTGCCGTGTTCGACTTGGTGCTGCCGCTGCTGCAGGCGCACGGCCTGTCGCGCCCGGTGGCGGGCGTGCTGCGCTCGGGCTGCTACGCCACGCACGACCACGGCAACTACCAGCGCTACCTGCGCCTGCTGCAGGCGCGCGCCGGCGCAGCGGACGAAGGCCTGCGCCCCGCGCTCACGGTCTGGGCGCTGGTGCAGTCCGTGCCCGAGCCCGGCCTGGCCCTGCTCAACGCCGGCCGGCGCGACCTGTCGTTTGACATTGATCTGCCCCGCCCCCTGCAGCGCGCCACCTTCGGCCCCCAGTGCCAGCCCACGGGCGCCCCCTCCGACTGGCACATCAGCGCCTTGAACGACCAGCACGCCTACCTGCGCTTTGACCCCGCCAGCGCCCCCGCCACCTGGCCGCAGGTGGGCGAGGCGGTCGCGCTGGGCATTTCCCACCCCTGCACCACCTTTGACAAATGGCGCTGGCTACCCCTGGTGGAAGACGACGGTGCCGTCAGCGGGGCCGTGCACACCTGTTTTTGA